One genomic window of Pirellulales bacterium includes the following:
- the bshB1 gene encoding bacillithiol biosynthesis deacetylase BshB1 — MLDVLVVAPHPDDAELGAAGAILRLKAHGRRVGVLDLTNGEPTPFGTPEIRARETAAASAVLGLDWRENLGLPNRSLEHTLAARHRLAAVFRREKPRWIFAPYWVDSHPDHVAATELIEAARFWSKLTKTDIPGEPHFPERIFYYFCVHLRLAVPPAFVLDISPFWEQKRRAIECYESQFIEGRPQTPPTFIDRQRDQAAYWGWSIGASYGEPFASREPLGVSGMAEFV, encoded by the coding sequence ATGCTTGACGTGCTGGTTGTCGCCCCGCATCCGGACGACGCGGAGCTTGGCGCCGCGGGGGCGATTCTGCGGTTGAAAGCTCACGGCCGCCGGGTCGGCGTCCTCGATCTCACCAACGGCGAGCCGACGCCGTTCGGCACGCCCGAAATCCGGGCCCGCGAGACGGCCGCCGCGAGCGCCGTGCTGGGGCTCGATTGGCGCGAAAATCTGGGGCTGCCCAACCGCAGCCTCGAGCACACGCTCGCGGCCCGGCATCGTTTGGCAGCCGTGTTTCGCCGCGAGAAGCCACGGTGGATCTTCGCACCGTATTGGGTCGATTCCCATCCCGATCACGTCGCGGCAACGGAACTCATCGAGGCGGCCCGCTTTTGGTCGAAGCTCACGAAGACCGATATTCCGGGCGAGCCGCATTTTCCCGAACGCATCTTCTACTATTTCTGCGTTCATCTGCGGCTGGCAGTTCCGCCCGCGTTCGTGCTCGACATCAGCCCCTTTTGGGAGCAAAAGCGGCGGGCGATCGAATGCTATGAAAGCCAGTTCATTGAGGGCCGTCCGCAAACACCGCCGACCTTCATCGATCGGCAACGCGATCAGGCGGCCTATTGGGGTTGGTCGATCGGCGCCAGCTACGGCGAGCCATTCGCCAGCCGCGAGCCGCTCGGCGTGAGCGGGATGGCGGAGTTCGTGTAG
- a CDS encoding RNA polymerase sigma factor yields MVQESVESDRVAAWVHEHGGAVRGYLRGIVGRLEGIDDLVQEVFCRAWQGHERYEERGSARAYLLQIADRVACDRFRRTRPEFQLGDEIWEIGEPATAASDPSAKAASLEATRRLDAALDQLTPIQRRALLLRYFGQLTFNEIAETLGCPLNTALSHCHRGLQSLRKQFEGEEP; encoded by the coding sequence ATGGTGCAAGAATCAGTCGAGTCCGACCGCGTCGCCGCGTGGGTCCACGAGCATGGCGGGGCCGTGCGCGGGTATTTGCGCGGGATTGTCGGGCGGCTCGAGGGGATCGATGATTTGGTGCAAGAAGTTTTTTGTCGGGCTTGGCAGGGGCACGAGCGGTACGAGGAGCGCGGATCGGCCCGCGCCTATCTGCTTCAGATTGCCGACCGAGTGGCCTGCGATCGCTTTCGCCGCACTCGACCGGAATTTCAACTGGGGGATGAAATCTGGGAGATCGGCGAGCCGGCGACCGCGGCCAGCGACCCGAGCGCCAAGGCAGCCAGTTTAGAAGCCACGCGGCGACTTGATGCAGCACTCGATCAACTGACGCCGATCCAGCGCCGGGCCTTGCTGCTGCGCTACTTCGGACAGCTCACTTTCAATGAAATCGCCGAAACGCTCGGTTGTCCATTGAACACGGCGCTCAGCCATTGTCACCGCGGGCTGCAATCGTTGCGAAAACAATTCGAGGGGGAAGAACCGTGA
- a CDS encoding DUF5658 family protein: MHCKNPGRTDRRLLAAAALAALAGPLMLAPLAAFAQAAFAQAAVAQAVIAQAAIARNGQRFEIGTGQPPAPLALNGDSAGTALGGLTPGYYRRHFQRGADSLDYSLDHSLDYRIRRISRDLDRLDRDPDFPTLARPLVPPSGEAHSMASDLVPLPFRVMSLLSIALAAGGLAIVLCNRPELNGIRGKNDSRDARRTLVRCVVVLLVLNAADLGFTSFLVPSGAFIELNPLADMLTNSLPMLIAAKSAVIGACAVLFLAFWRHQIAQLASWGAAATYVLLAMWWVMYFHAATS; the protein is encoded by the coding sequence ATGCACTGCAAGAATCCGGGTCGAACCGACCGTCGCCTGCTAGCCGCGGCTGCCTTGGCAGCGCTGGCCGGCCCGCTCATGCTGGCGCCGCTGGCAGCGTTCGCTCAAGCAGCGTTCGCTCAAGCAGCGGTCGCTCAAGCAGTGATCGCTCAAGCAGCGATCGCTCGGAATGGTCAGCGATTTGAGATTGGAACCGGTCAACCGCCGGCACCTTTGGCGTTGAACGGAGATTCGGCCGGCACGGCGCTCGGCGGCTTGACCCCGGGTTATTATCGGCGGCATTTTCAGCGCGGCGCGGACTCGTTGGACTACTCGCTGGACCATTCGCTGGACTACCGTATCCGGCGCATTTCGCGCGATTTGGACCGGCTCGATCGTGATCCTGACTTCCCGACGTTGGCGCGTCCGCTCGTTCCTCCCAGCGGCGAGGCCCACTCCATGGCGAGTGATCTCGTGCCGCTGCCGTTCCGAGTCATGAGCCTTCTGAGCATCGCGTTGGCCGCGGGAGGGTTGGCCATTGTCCTCTGCAATCGTCCTGAGTTAAACGGGATCCGCGGAAAGAACGACAGTCGTGACGCGCGGCGAACTTTGGTCCGGTGTGTGGTCGTGCTGCTCGTTCTCAACGCCGCCGATCTGGGGTTCACGTCGTTCTTGGTGCCGTCCGGCGCGTTCATCGAACTCAACCCGCTGGCCGACATGCTGACGAACTCATTGCCGATGCTCATTGCCGCCAAGTCAGCCGTGATCGGCGCATGCGCAGTCTTATTCTTGGCCTTCTGGCGCCACCAAATCGCCCAACTCGCTTCGTGGGGCGCGGCCGCCACCTATGTGCTCTTGGCGATGTGGTGGGTGATGTATTTCCACGCCGCGACAAGCTGA
- a CDS encoding aminotransferase class V-fold PLP-dependent enzyme, with amino-acid sequence MWVRKRLDIHWLDLTYALANCLVPRPRAVLAARLERLWDCHQESIACLSVRSGFDLWLSAVSLPRGSEVLVSAITIPDMLRIIEDHGLVPVPVDIDPDHLAIEMDSLKRAVTPRTRALLVAHLFGTRQPLEAIAEFAQQRGLLLVEDCAQAFVGRDFTGHPEADVSMFSFGPIKTATSLGGGLLRVRNPQVVAAMRRLLAEQPRQSRWAYLRRVLKYAGMKFLSTRPMYATVFHSWRAMGRDPDQLVNGAVRGFAGPDFFRRIRRQPSAPLLALVRRRIAQFDPARIAHRAQYGERLLALLDGSFVSPGHASDEHTYWVLPVLADDSARLIAAMREAGFDGSSAHSMCVVEPPADRPAQRAAMAESILPRIVYLPFYTQMPEHELERLATVLQAVADEREPVHSVAAPSLARTAR; translated from the coding sequence ATGTGGGTTCGAAAGCGACTTGACATCCATTGGCTCGATCTGACGTATGCGCTGGCCAATTGCCTCGTGCCGCGACCACGCGCGGTGCTGGCCGCGCGGCTGGAGCGGCTTTGGGACTGCCACCAGGAGAGCATTGCTTGCCTTTCGGTCCGTAGCGGGTTTGATCTCTGGCTGTCAGCCGTGTCGTTGCCGCGCGGCAGCGAGGTGCTGGTCTCGGCCATCACGATCCCCGACATGCTGCGGATCATTGAAGACCATGGGTTGGTGCCGGTGCCGGTCGATATCGATCCGGATCACTTGGCAATCGAAATGGACTCGCTAAAGCGAGCCGTCACGCCGAGGACGCGAGCGCTGCTGGTGGCCCACTTGTTCGGCACGCGACAGCCGCTCGAGGCGATCGCCGAATTTGCCCAGCAGCGCGGCCTGCTGTTGGTCGAAGATTGCGCCCAGGCCTTCGTGGGGCGCGATTTCACCGGCCATCCGGAGGCCGACGTCTCGATGTTCAGCTTCGGGCCAATCAAGACGGCCACCTCGCTCGGCGGCGGGCTACTTCGCGTGCGCAATCCGCAAGTCGTCGCCGCGATGCGACGGCTGTTGGCCGAGCAGCCGCGGCAGAGCCGCTGGGCCTACCTTCGCCGCGTGCTGAAGTACGCGGGAATGAAGTTCCTCTCGACGCGGCCGATGTATGCCACGGTGTTTCACTCGTGGCGCGCCATGGGGCGCGATCCCGACCAACTTGTCAATGGAGCGGTGCGTGGATTCGCCGGACCGGATTTCTTCCGCCGCATCCGTCGGCAGCCGTCGGCGCCGCTGTTGGCGCTCGTTCGGCGGCGGATCGCGCAATTCGATCCCGCGCGGATCGCCCACCGCGCTCAGTATGGCGAGCGCTTGCTTGCGCTGTTGGACGGAAGTTTTGTCTCGCCTGGGCATGCCTCGGATGAACACACTTACTGGGTGTTGCCCGTACTGGCCGATGACTCCGCGCGGTTGATCGCGGCGATGCGCGAAGCGGGCTTCGACGGATCGTCGGCCCACAGCATGTGCGTGGTCGAGCCCCCAGCCGATCGCCCTGCTCAGCGCGCGGCGATGGCCGAGAGCATTCTCCCGCGGATCGTTTATCTGCCGTTCTACACGCAGATGCCCGAGCACGAACTCGAGCGGCTGGCGACCGTGCTGCAAGCCGTCGCCGACGAGCGCGAGCCGGTCCACTCCGTCGCCGCGCCGAGCCTGGCAAGAACCGCGCGATAG
- the xerC gene encoding tyrosine recombinase XerC — protein MQTSIARFLQYLSVERNASDLTIKSYREDLSHLIEYLSQSHGSVPKPATISTADLRGYVSGMHEAGYAKTTVSRRLASLRSFFRFGQREGWADTNPAKPLRNPRKPRSLPHFLSTDDLGRLLEAPPASDRQGIRDRAILETLYSAGLRVSELVGLNDDDVDHAACVLRVRGKGKRERLAPIGSFAMKAMKRYLAVRRLAAALARNPARPLFANRFGRRLTTRSVGRMLEKYLRATGLDRRTTPHTLRHSFATHLLDRGADIRSVQELLGHKSLVTTQIYTHVSTAGLRAAYERAHPRAK, from the coding sequence ATGCAGACCTCGATTGCCCGATTTCTGCAATACCTCTCCGTCGAGCGCAACGCTTCCGATCTGACGATCAAGAGCTATCGCGAGGATCTCTCGCACCTGATCGAGTATCTTTCGCAGTCGCACGGTTCGGTTCCGAAGCCCGCGACGATCAGCACGGCCGACCTGCGCGGCTACGTCTCGGGGATGCACGAGGCGGGCTACGCCAAGACTACGGTCTCGCGACGATTGGCGTCGCTGAGAAGCTTCTTTCGTTTCGGCCAGCGCGAAGGATGGGCCGATACAAACCCCGCCAAGCCGCTCCGCAATCCGCGCAAGCCGCGGTCGCTCCCTCATTTTCTCTCGACGGACGATCTTGGCCGACTGCTTGAAGCGCCTCCTGCCAGCGACCGGCAAGGGATCCGCGATCGGGCCATCCTCGAGACGCTCTATTCAGCAGGGCTCCGCGTGAGCGAGCTGGTGGGGCTGAACGACGACGACGTCGATCACGCCGCCTGCGTGCTGCGCGTGCGCGGCAAAGGAAAACGCGAACGATTGGCGCCGATCGGCTCGTTTGCCATGAAAGCAATGAAGCGCTATCTGGCCGTGAGGCGGTTGGCCGCGGCGCTCGCGCGGAATCCGGCGCGGCCGCTGTTCGCGAATCGTTTCGGTCGCCGACTCACGACGAGGAGCGTCGGCCGAATGCTCGAAAAGTATCTGCGTGCTACAGGGCTCGACCGCCGCACGACGCCGCACACGCTTCGCCATAGCTTCGCGACGCATCTACTGGACCGCGGAGCCGACATCCGCAGCGTCCAAGAGTTGCTCGGGCACAAGAGTCTGGTCACGACGCAGATCTACACGCACGTGAGCACCGCCGGGCTGCGTGCCGCGTATGAACGAGCGCACCCACGGGCGAAGTGA
- a CDS encoding DUF1573 domain-containing protein: MQRHLLSALLLVLLGSSAGMAEDWARKMFTESSHDFGTVARDAKVEYRFQFANPYQETVHVAGVSSSCGCTTPEVTKSDLKTYEKSEIVAKFNTRSFTGNHQATITVTFDKPFYATVQFVVFGDIRGELQLQPEQVELGTIDQGQEVERRVTVNHYGSSDWKILDVRSVNSNYEVEVKDGSRSYDKVSYDLVVHLKKDAPPGYLKDQLVLVTNDPRITQFPVEVEGLVKAELSASPQSLALGLVEVGKTATKPIVVRGRRPFMVTAVHCDDDAFTFKVPTAAGAVQFILVTFTAPDKAGKIAKKIRIETDLGKSFVVEVVAQAEVKGVEHPADVAPNKTDTAADKTAADKPATGNKATADKTGNDKPVSEKAGADQKPSSPSVQPATASPAIPSRGNPFRASSTSTKSGI, encoded by the coding sequence GTGCAACGTCATTTGCTAAGCGCGCTGTTGCTCGTGTTGCTCGGTTCGTCGGCCGGCATGGCCGAGGATTGGGCCCGCAAGATGTTTACAGAGTCGAGCCACGATTTCGGCACCGTCGCCCGTGACGCGAAAGTCGAGTACCGATTCCAGTTTGCAAACCCGTACCAGGAAACCGTTCACGTGGCGGGGGTGTCGTCGAGTTGCGGCTGCACGACGCCGGAAGTTACAAAATCCGATCTGAAGACCTACGAAAAGAGCGAGATCGTCGCCAAATTCAATACTCGCAGTTTCACCGGCAACCATCAGGCCACAATCACGGTGACATTCGACAAACCGTTTTACGCGACCGTGCAATTTGTAGTCTTCGGAGACATTCGCGGCGAGTTGCAGCTCCAGCCGGAGCAGGTTGAACTGGGCACGATCGACCAAGGGCAGGAGGTCGAGCGACGAGTCACCGTCAACCATTACGGCTCGAGCGACTGGAAGATTCTCGACGTGCGGAGCGTCAACTCGAACTACGAAGTCGAGGTGAAGGACGGTTCGAGGTCCTACGACAAAGTCTCCTACGACCTCGTCGTGCATTTGAAGAAAGATGCCCCGCCAGGCTACTTGAAGGATCAACTCGTTTTGGTGACGAACGACCCGCGGATTACACAGTTCCCGGTGGAGGTCGAGGGGTTGGTGAAGGCCGAATTGAGCGCCAGCCCTCAATCTCTGGCCCTGGGACTCGTCGAGGTTGGAAAGACGGCGACCAAACCGATCGTCGTTCGCGGCCGGCGGCCATTCATGGTGACGGCCGTGCACTGCGACGACGACGCCTTCACGTTCAAAGTGCCCACGGCGGCCGGCGCCGTGCAATTTATTCTGGTTACTTTCACCGCCCCAGACAAAGCGGGAAAGATCGCCAAGAAGATTCGGATCGAGACCGATCTGGGCAAGAGCTTTGTGGTCGAAGTCGTCGCGCAAGCGGAAGTGAAGGGCGTGGAGCATCCGGCGGACGTCGCCCCCAATAAGACCGACACGGCGGCGGACAAGACCGCGGCCGATAAGCCCGCTACTGGCAACAAAGCAACTGCAGACAAAACGGGCAACGACAAACCGGTTAGCGAAAAGGCCGGCGCCGACCAGAAGCCGTCATCTCCAAGCGTCCAGCCGGCCACGGCATCGCCAGCAATTCCGAGCCGCGGCAACCCCTTCCGCGCTTCGTCCACTAGCACGAAGAGCGGAATCTAG
- a CDS encoding thioredoxin-like domain-containing protein: MVASVFGRLGRRRINGFRIVVPLLIGCLIGCGGEPIPQRAAAQQIAAVPPGNIGDAGSATAPDPAGDSVKDRSRAADIDGRRPSAKGSAESLRSEEEEQAVLDQLFAQRKFRAPSLDAGAAWINTAGPIDLKDLHGKFVLLDFWTFCCINCMHVLPELKQLERDYPNNLVVIGVHSAKFEAEQDSKNITEAVLRYEIEHPVVNDPHQAIWESYEVQSWPTIVLIDPEGYVLFKNAGETKAEVLENVMRKLIPYYRQKGLLSETPLRFDLERYRAAQTPLRFPGKIVADEAGDRLFISDSNHNRIVVTHLDGTLLDVIGAGDVGKTEGDYKTARFNRPQGMALADDLLYVADTENHLLRKVDLKLKQVVTIAGTGRQGENGWPGWHQSERSPFDIGEETKPPLRFVGPPRATALSSPWDLAIRRRENGRATPPVVKSSEKKGIAPVSTGRSPAVAGDLFIAMAGTHQIWKMPLDEAEIGPFAGNSREDIVDGPLLPRQPYAAGFASFAQPSGLALDGNRLYVADSEASSIRNVPLGIGEVRTVVGTAALSHSRLFTFGDVDGEAGKVRLQHPLGIAFHDGKVYLADTYNNKIKAIDVSRRVCKSLVGSGEAGHDDSTNAGGAGATFSEPSGLCYAAGKLYVADTNNHLIRTVDLEHDFRVATLQIPGLSAPEPRNTPTASKPSFNGAEQVQLPEAMVKPADGAIRLAIKFTLPAGYKMNPLAPLRYYLEVDGATGPIDRNSLGKLEQLDHPTTEFEIKVPIQQSNGRDTLRLSMNYYYCQERAQGLCKVGAVEWTIPIAVSSVAAAPSIEVPLEVTK, translated from the coding sequence ATGGTAGCTTCAGTTTTTGGGCGGCTTGGGCGAAGGCGGATTAATGGCTTCCGGATCGTCGTGCCGCTGTTGATCGGTTGTCTGATCGGCTGTGGCGGTGAACCGATCCCACAGAGGGCGGCAGCACAACAAATCGCCGCGGTGCCCCCCGGCAACATTGGGGATGCCGGCTCTGCCACCGCGCCCGATCCGGCCGGCGATTCAGTAAAGGATCGATCGCGTGCGGCCGACATCGACGGTCGGCGCCCATCGGCAAAGGGCTCAGCCGAGTCGCTCCGGTCGGAAGAAGAAGAGCAGGCCGTCCTTGACCAGCTCTTTGCCCAGCGGAAATTCCGCGCTCCCTCGCTCGATGCGGGCGCCGCCTGGATCAACACGGCCGGCCCGATCGATTTGAAAGACCTCCACGGCAAGTTCGTGCTGCTCGACTTTTGGACTTTCTGCTGCATCAACTGCATGCACGTCCTTCCCGAATTGAAGCAGCTAGAAAGGGACTATCCCAACAATCTCGTCGTGATCGGCGTTCATTCGGCCAAGTTCGAGGCCGAGCAGGATTCCAAGAATATCACCGAGGCCGTGCTCCGTTATGAGATCGAGCATCCCGTGGTGAACGATCCACACCAGGCCATTTGGGAAAGCTACGAAGTCCAAAGTTGGCCGACCATCGTGCTGATTGATCCGGAAGGCTACGTGCTCTTCAAGAACGCTGGCGAGACGAAGGCCGAAGTACTCGAGAATGTGATGAGGAAACTGATTCCCTACTATCGCCAGAAGGGGCTGCTGAGCGAAACGCCGCTGCGCTTCGATCTCGAGCGCTACCGCGCGGCGCAGACGCCGCTCCGTTTCCCCGGCAAGATCGTGGCCGATGAAGCTGGCGACCGGCTCTTCATCTCCGACAGCAACCATAATCGGATCGTCGTAACCCATCTCGACGGCACGCTGCTCGATGTAATCGGCGCCGGCGACGTAGGCAAGACCGAAGGCGACTACAAGACGGCCCGCTTCAACCGGCCGCAAGGGATGGCGCTGGCGGACGACCTGCTATACGTCGCCGATACGGAGAATCATTTACTGCGCAAGGTCGATCTCAAGCTCAAGCAGGTGGTCACGATTGCCGGCACGGGGCGGCAGGGGGAGAACGGTTGGCCCGGCTGGCATCAGAGCGAACGATCGCCGTTCGATATTGGAGAGGAGACGAAGCCGCCGCTGCGGTTTGTCGGCCCGCCGCGCGCGACCGCGCTCAGCAGTCCGTGGGATTTGGCGATCCGCAGAAGGGAAAACGGCCGGGCCACGCCACCCGTTGTGAAGTCATCGGAGAAAAAGGGGATTGCTCCCGTCTCCACAGGCCGTTCTCCGGCAGTCGCTGGCGATCTGTTCATCGCGATGGCTGGCACACACCAAATCTGGAAAATGCCGCTCGACGAAGCCGAGATCGGTCCGTTTGCAGGCAACAGCCGTGAAGACATCGTCGATGGCCCGCTCTTGCCGCGGCAGCCGTATGCGGCGGGCTTTGCGTCGTTCGCGCAGCCGAGTGGACTGGCGCTTGACGGCAATCGGCTTTACGTCGCCGACAGCGAAGCCAGCTCGATCCGCAACGTGCCGCTGGGGATCGGCGAGGTCCGCACGGTCGTCGGCACCGCCGCCTTGAGCCACTCGCGGTTGTTCACCTTCGGCGATGTCGATGGCGAGGCGGGCAAAGTGAGGTTGCAGCACCCGTTGGGCATCGCTTTTCACGACGGCAAGGTCTACTTGGCCGACACCTACAACAACAAGATCAAGGCGATCGACGTTTCTCGCCGCGTCTGCAAGTCGCTCGTCGGCAGCGGCGAAGCCGGGCACGATGACTCAACCAACGCCGGCGGCGCGGGCGCCACCTTCAGCGAACCCTCCGGCCTCTGCTATGCCGCGGGAAAGCTGTACGTGGCCGATACGAACAACCACCTGATCCGGACCGTCGATCTTGAACACGACTTCCGGGTCGCAACGTTGCAAATCCCCGGCCTCTCGGCGCCCGAGCCGCGAAATACTCCCACTGCGAGCAAGCCGAGTTTCAACGGGGCCGAACAGGTGCAATTGCCCGAAGCGATGGTCAAGCCAGCCGACGGAGCGATCCGCCTGGCCATCAAGTTCACCTTGCCGGCGGGCTACAAGATGAACCCGCTCGCCCCGCTGCGTTATTATCTTGAGGTTGACGGGGCGACCGGCCCCATCGATCGCAACTCGCTCGGCAAGCTCGAGCAGCTCGACCATCCGACGACCGAGTTCGAGATCAAGGTGCCAATCCAACAATCCAACGGCCGCGACACGCTCCGGCTCTCGATGAACTATTACTACTGCCAAGAGCGCGCCCAAGGCCTCTGCAAGGTCGGGGCGGTTGAATGGACGATCCCGATCGCGGTTTCCAGCGTCGCCGCCGCGCCTTCGATCGAAGTGCCGCTGGAGGTCACTAAATAG
- a CDS encoding serine hydrolase domain-containing protein: protein MCANSQSRRQFFGAAAGVGVCAIGVQARAQDDISAGPPKSPGEALPMTGIGPPQLAAYDKLMLSFMREHKPPGAALAVTKAGRLVYARGFGYADRQRREPVEPTSLFRIASLSKSLTSAAVFQLAEKGRLKLDAKVFSLLRIAPYLAPGAKIDPRLREVTVLDCLHHAGGWDRDKGFDPMAAEAAEQIAKALKIGLPIRPEHIIRYTFGRRLDFDPGKSFAYSNFGYCVLGRVIEEASGQRYGQYVQKEILAPLGIRRMKLGKNLLVDRAPGEVRYYDSGNRTGRAISGPRIGQQAPLPYGVECIETMDANGGWIASAVDLVRFTSSLDDPRQCRVLSEKSIREIMARPAGVLGYAANGKPKPDFYGCGWEVRPVNVERGKWTKWHTGGLAGSSTLMVCRNDDIDWVALFNSDGTRDGKAFADLIDPLLHGPADQIKNWPEGDLFDKLLTGR, encoded by the coding sequence ATGTGCGCTAATTCGCAAAGCCGACGCCAATTCTTCGGGGCTGCCGCTGGAGTTGGAGTTTGCGCGATCGGCGTACAAGCCCGCGCGCAGGACGATATTTCCGCCGGTCCGCCAAAGTCGCCCGGCGAAGCGCTGCCGATGACGGGCATTGGCCCGCCGCAACTGGCCGCGTACGACAAGTTGATGCTGTCGTTCATGCGCGAGCACAAGCCACCGGGGGCGGCGCTGGCGGTCACCAAGGCGGGGCGGCTGGTCTACGCCCGTGGGTTTGGCTATGCCGATCGGCAACGGCGCGAGCCGGTCGAGCCGACTTCGCTGTTCCGGATCGCCAGCTTGAGCAAGTCGCTCACCTCCGCGGCCGTCTTTCAGTTGGCGGAGAAAGGGCGGCTCAAGCTGGATGCGAAGGTGTTTAGCCTGCTGCGGATCGCGCCGTATCTCGCGCCAGGCGCGAAGATCGATCCCCGGCTGCGCGAGGTGACCGTGCTCGATTGCCTGCACCACGCCGGCGGCTGGGACCGCGACAAGGGCTTCGACCCGATGGCCGCCGAAGCCGCCGAGCAAATCGCCAAGGCCCTCAAGATCGGCCTGCCGATTCGTCCCGAGCATATCATCCGCTACACGTTCGGCCGCAGGTTGGATTTCGATCCGGGCAAGTCGTTCGCGTACTCGAATTTCGGCTACTGCGTACTGGGGCGCGTGATCGAAGAGGCTTCGGGACAGAGGTACGGCCAATATGTTCAGAAGGAGATTCTCGCGCCGCTCGGCATCCGTCGCATGAAGCTGGGGAAAAATCTTTTGGTCGATCGCGCACCCGGCGAAGTGCGATATTACGACAGCGGCAATCGCACGGGCCGAGCCATTTCGGGGCCAAGGATCGGCCAGCAGGCGCCCTTGCCCTATGGCGTCGAGTGTATCGAGACAATGGACGCCAACGGCGGCTGGATCGCGTCGGCCGTCGATCTGGTGCGATTTACTTCGTCACTCGACGATCCGCGCCAGTGCCGGGTGCTAAGCGAAAAGAGCATTCGGGAGATCATGGCGCGGCCAGCCGGGGTGCTCGGCTACGCGGCCAACGGCAAACCGAAGCCCGATTTTTACGGCTGCGGCTGGGAAGTCCGCCCGGTGAACGTCGAGCGCGGCAAGTGGACCAAGTGGCACACCGGAGGGCTGGCCGGCAGTTCGACCCTGATGGTCTGCCGCAACGATGACATCGATTGGGTCGCTCTGTTCAACTCCGACGGCACGCGCGACGGCAAAGCGTTTGCCGATTTGATAGACCCCCTATTGCACGGTCCAGCCGATCAAATCAAGAATTGGCCGGAAGGTGATTTATTCGACAAGCTGCTGACCGGCCGTTGA
- a CDS encoding RNA polymerase sigma factor translates to MSDDHRLLESAQQGDRAAFEAIIKRHQGSVYGYLRSRLLEPSDAEDLCQEVFLRCYTAQARFDSPVMVRPWLIGIARNLLRERVRRMKRRREVAWTELCLELELLIPADDDEHDSAVRHLPDCLDSLGPTAREALDLHYRGCLRLTAIGDKLHRTEGAVKLLLFRARQALRLCLDGKLRSGSHDG, encoded by the coding sequence GTGTCGGACGACCATCGGCTACTCGAGTCGGCCCAACAAGGGGACCGGGCCGCGTTTGAAGCGATCATCAAGCGCCACCAGGGGTCCGTGTATGGCTACCTGCGTTCGCGGTTGCTCGAGCCATCCGACGCCGAGGACCTGTGCCAAGAGGTGTTTCTCCGCTGCTACACCGCGCAGGCCCGTTTCGATAGTCCCGTGATGGTGCGGCCGTGGTTGATCGGAATCGCTCGTAATCTGCTTCGCGAGCGAGTGCGACGGATGAAGCGGCGGCGCGAGGTGGCCTGGACGGAACTCTGCTTGGAACTGGAGTTGTTGATCCCGGCGGACGACGATGAGCACGATTCGGCCGTGCGGCACTTGCCCGACTGTTTGGATTCCTTGGGTCCGACCGCCCGCGAGGCGCTCGATCTGCACTATCGGGGATGCTTGCGGCTGACGGCCATCGGCGACAAGCTGCACCGCACCGAGGGAGCGGTGAAGTTGTTGCTGTTCCGGGCCCGGCAGGCCCTGCGACTTTGTCTTGACGGAAAACTGCGAAGCGGGTCCCATGACGGATAA